In a single window of the Balearica regulorum gibbericeps isolate bBalReg1 chromosome 7, bBalReg1.pri, whole genome shotgun sequence genome:
- the LOC142602517 gene encoding olfactory receptor 14J1-like has product MSNGSSITQFLLLAFADTRQLQLLHFWLFLGIYLAALLGNGLIITAIACDHHLHTPMYFFLLNLSLLDLGIISTTLPKSMANSLWDTRDISYLGCAAQLFLFAFLFGAEFSLLTVMAYDRYVAICQPLHYGTLLGSRACVHMAAAAWGSGFLTALLHTANTFSIPLCQGNAVGQFFCEIPQILKLSCSHSYLTEAGLLVFCVFLAFGCFIFILFSYVQIFRAVLRIPSEQGRHKAFSTCLPHLAVVSLFVSTAMFAYLKPPSISSPSLDLVVAVLYSVVPPAVNPLIYSMRNQELKESIRKVIQWVNLQQQ; this is encoded by the exons ATGTCCAACGGCAGCTCCATcacccagttcctcctcctggcctttgcagacacacggcagctgcagctcttgcacttctggctcttcctgggcatctacctggctgccctcctgggcaaCGGCCTCATCATCACCGCCATAGCCTGCGaccaccacctccacacccccatgtacttcttcctcctcaacctctcccTTCTCGACCTGGGTATCATCTCGACCACTCTCCCCAAATCCATGGCCAATTCCTTGTGGGACACCAGGGACATCTCCTACTTGggatgtgctgcacagctctttctctttgccttcttgTTTGGAgcagagttttctcttttgACTGTCATGGCCTACGACCGCTATGTTGCCATCTGCCAACCCCTGCACTACgggaccctcctgggcagcagagcttgtgtccacatggcagcagctgcctggggcagtgggtttctcactgctctgctgcacacggccaatacattttccatacccctctgccagggcaatgctgtgggacagttcttctgtgaaatcccccagatcctcaagctctcctgctcacacTCCTACCTCACGGAAGCTGGGCTTCTtgttttttgtgtatttttagcatttgggtgttttattttcattcttttctcctatgtgcagatcttcagggccgtgctgaggatcccctcggagcagggacggcacaaagccttttccacgtgcctccctcacctggccgtGGTCTCCCTCTTTGTCAGCACTGCCATGTTTGCCTACCTGAagcccccctccatctcctccccatccctggatctggtggtggcagttctgtactcggtggtgcctccagcagtgaaccccctcatctacagcatgaggaaccaggagCTCAAGGAGTCCATTAGGAAAGTG ATTCAATGGGTTAACCTCCAGCAACAGTAA